From Aquila chrysaetos chrysaetos chromosome 3, bAquChr1.4, whole genome shotgun sequence, the proteins below share one genomic window:
- the RPSA gene encoding 40S ribosomal protein SA: MSGGLDVLQMKEEDVLKFLAAGTHLGGTNLDFQMEQYIYKRKSDGIYIINLKRTWEKLLLAARAIVAIENPADVSVISSRNTGQRAVLKFAAATGATPIAGRFTPGTFTNQIQAAFREPRLLVVTDPRADHQPLTEASYVNIPTIALCNTDSPLRYVDIAIPCNNKGAHSVGLMWWMLAREVLRMRGTISREHPWEVMPDLYFYRDPEEIEKEEQAAAEKAVTKEEFQTEWTAPAPEFTAPPQPEVADWSEGVQVPSVPIQQFPTEDWSAQPATEDWSAAPTAQATEWVGTATEWS; the protein is encoded by the exons ATGTCCGGAGGTCTGGATGTCCTGCAGATGAAGGAGGAGGATGTCCTCAAATTCCTCGCTGCTGGGACCCACCTGGGAGGCACCAACCTTGACTTCCAGATGGAGCAGTATATCTACAAAAGGAAAAGCGACG GTATTTACATCATCAATCTGAAGAGGacctgggagaagctgctccTGGCAGCCCGTGCCATTGTTGCTATTGAGAACCCAGCTGATGTGAGCGTCATTTCTTCTAGAAATACTGGACAG CGTGCTGTTCTGAAGTTTGCTGCTGCCACTGGGGCTACTCCTATTGCTGGACGTTTCACCCCTGGTACCTTCACAAATCAAATCCAAGCGGCTTTCCGTGAGCCACGACTCCTGGTTGTTACAGACCCCCGGGCTGATCATCAGCCACTGACAGAGGCATCTTACGTCAACATCCCCACCATTGCGCTCTGCAACACTGACTCCCCGCTGCGCTATGTGGATATTGCTATTCCCTGCAACAATAAG GGAGCCCACTCAGTGGGTCTGATGTGGTGGATGCTGGCTCGAGAGGTCCTGCGCATGCGTGGCACCATCTCCCGGGAGCACCCATGGGAAGTCATGCCTGACTTGTACTTCTACAGGGATCCTGAGGAG ATTGAAAAGGaggagcaggctgctgctgagaaagcagTTACGAAGGAGGAGTTCCAGACCGAATGGACGGCCCCAGCTCCTGAATTCACTGCTCCTCCTCAGCCCGAGGTTGCAGATTGGTCTGAGGGAGTGCAGGTCCCGTCCGTGCCCATCCAGCAATTCCCCACAG AGGACTGGAGTGCCCAGCCTGCCACCGAGGACTGGTCAGCAGCTCCCACCGCCCAGGCTACTGAGTGGGTTGGCACTGCCACGGAGTGGTCTTAA